Proteins encoded within one genomic window of Gadus macrocephalus chromosome 16, ASM3116895v1:
- the bicra gene encoding BRD4-interacting chromatin-remodeling complex-associated protein isoform X3 produces MDDEDGRCLLDVICDPEALNDFLHGSETHLDTDDLLDGSGDPSSSFFSSAGGHIPEVQPVIQLSVSEPAGLPRVSVDLDFLEDDDILGGSPGGDGGGSNGMGGNHEPCDILQQSLAEANITEQSLQEAEAELDLGSFGIPGLTQVVQTLPDGGLSGAAAVGVGIGAPPNAAAAADMLGSVLAHQGLHLQPQVMNKAISVQPFMQPVGLGNVTLQPISSLQGLPNGSQSGHLGLGQIQVVGQPTVMTINQAGQPVLAKAMGSYQLHQPGPEVSGAGPQAGLGGPVLSSGGGLLIQGGKAALGSPALNGPAVCAGNTSSSNSGAMTAPAGLMGYAGAGMETQTQGQIMQNVIIQRTPTPIQPKPPQGGAFQPKGFKPQPQAAPHTLQGDPAKALGLQQLPVSGAQNVTFLTGKPGSNMVLSAQGPSQGQQFQQVFKQQPGQPSGKPLSVHLLNQQGSIVIPSQSMLQGQNHQLLQLQAGGQIFTQHPGGHIITSQGPGGHLITNQILAANQNINLSQVFSGPIQLQSGQMGQPTLFQMPVSLAQSAGHTQSHPVAAHNQTVIQGMPLQNSLTMLGQVEGLSPAVSLQPALQPPAGGVPCGAGGLALAGDCITALGGATEQVGHPQQQPVPQQSSVLTMQSAVSIPCSSPSMSVTTATVPAVGLAAAAQHSPGRVLYTNQGASMILSQESLQMLLQQQQHQSENGSAPSVGVPASVIVSSNSHPGPAHSVHDSQLAESEVAHSPGPSPGPSRMVVKQVPSSGHQQPLKLQSMSPSPVLTAHVPAAPRADSPQPSPSPLALGQHVHSPHHQQQQQSRPPSQPQPQSQTPSRSCTPSSHQPLYIVHNQIPGSPQQQQQQQQQQQQQQQQQQQQQQLQQQQLQQQQQQQQQQQQQQQLQLQLQQLQAQQPQPQQTHIQIQLQAPPRPPSQPSPFQQERPPLSHSPKAPTAPPALQHQFVSSVMSGPTPMVLTAPLSAEQQHHLQLVAAQIQTLSTISQPSPQQKQLLDKLHQVQQSILIQAKQSASLQPAPQSQSLAPAHFISQQDPSAETVMLSSSGPVGPPAPPGAPVLQQKSVLVKTPALPGPVGAGLPPSMAQAGLTPPPAQVQTTPGVISAVGGAGVTLGGMKLQMLAQMPSLQSPTPVHTQIPTVKMPFSAEPSKEARMLEQLRKQQGSVLHPNYSVPFNSFDDTLQRLLPYHLYQGTANSSQDYKRVDDEFESVSCQLLKRTQAMLDKYRHLLFAESKQRMGPSAEMVMIDRMFIQEEKFTLGQDRVLAKERPEEFVANARMLESAAATSRLHPSPAGPSPARGLASETTPPAPPPVAPPPAAHPPVVPKAVPLPAPAAPAAPTHAPPASHSPFPSTKLVIKQGGGSASVSWASSSAPPPPPPPPAPPTAAAAAAPAAPRPVAPPANQSSSFGRAPPSSSFRSRPAEDEDALPQRTSKPPIKTYEARSRIGLKLKIKQDQTGFRKVVHNTALDPVHTPPQQRTQPQAPPRTVPPPPPHPTPQPQPGPQPPPPPNPHIKSATPPPKPRPEPAVPPAVPPTVIRTQSQACPAPSAPSVATVTTAQSNPPPRASAPSSTATPPPPPPPPPPPPSSSSSSSSSSHTRLPCPPPPSSSSSSSSSSSSTTQMNGTLEHHEVGGVKRNPTPTAPAPQAPAPAPAPQATTCRLPLRKTYRENVSPRVRPGVPGGGDDSLPYPRPELSPPPLRPEPSPLPRPPAPPPPPPPPPVVVAAAPERTVIASVKVEKRSREEGKLEKRSREEGKRSREEGPPGRLEQVEEAFGRSVKTTQQQPTHPHLPQLPVRGGGEEQQRQPVAEAGPTPDHPGAITHYKRASGKSQRPRPGAVYRVDQHAPGPPSPDASPARDPSSSSLPAKRCKSDSPDMDNASFSSGSPPDDTLTEHLQCAIDSILNLQQGPSARHLKGGGRPRQHPNPLPGAPSHRAPAQPPSSSSSSSSSSSSASTPALVAPRPPMPIPGRGHNGSLVPQNHSR; encoded by the exons gGCCATATTCCGGAGGTCCAGCCCGTCATCCAGCTGTCGGTCAGTGAGCCGGCCGGACTTCCCCGGGTCAGCGTGGACCTGGACTTCCTGGAGGATGACGACATCCTCGGAGGCTCGCCGgggggcgacggcggcggcagcaATGGCATGGGGGGCAACCACGAGCCCTGCGACATCCTGCAGCAGAGCCTCGCCGAGGCCAACATCACGGAGCAGAgcctgcaggaggcggaggccgAGCTGGACCTGGGCTCCTTCGGGATCCCGGGCCTCACGCAGGTAGTCCAGACACTCCCCGACGGCGGCCTGTccggcgccgccgccgtcggCGTGGGCATAGGCGCCCCTCCGaatgcggcggcggcggcggacatGCTGGGCTCGGTGCTGGCCCACCAGGGGCTGCACCTCCAGCCCCAGGTCATGAACAAAGCCATTAGCGTCCAGCCCTTCATGCAGCCCGTGGGCCTGGGCAACGTCACCCTTCAGCCCATCTCAAGCCTCCAGGGGCTCCCCAACGGGAGCCAGTCGGGTCATTTGGGGCTCGGACAGATTCAGGTTGTGGGCCAGCCCACCGTCATGACTATCAATCAGGCCGGGCAGCCCGTCCTGGCCAAGGCCATGGGCAGCTACCAGCTGCACCAGCCTGGGCCGGAGGTGTCGGGAGCGGGGCCGCAGGCAGGGCTCGGCGGCCCGGTTCTGAGCTCCGGCGGCGGACTTCTTATCCAAGGCGGCAAGGCCGCCCTCGGGTCCCCGGCGCTCAACGGGCCGGCGGTGTGCGCCGGCAACACCAGTAGCAGCAACAGCGGCGCCATGACGGCTCCCGCCGGGCTGATGGGCTACGCCGGCGCCGGGATGGAAACACAGACTCAAGGCCAGATCATGCAGAACGTGATCATCCAGCGCACGCCCACGCCCATCCAGCCTAAACCGCCGCAGGGCGGCGCCTTCCAGCCCAAGGGCTTCAAACCGCAGCCCCAGGCGGCGCCGCACACCCTGCAGGGCGACCCCGCCAAGGCCCTGGGGCTGCAGCAGCTCCCCGTGTCGGGGGCCCAGAACGTCACCTTCCTGACGGGCAAGCCGGGCTCCAACATGGTGCTGAGCGCGCAGGGGCCCTCGCAGGGCCAGCAGTTCCAGCAGGTGTTCAAGCAGCAGCCGGGCCAGCCGTCGGGCAAGCCCCTCAGCGTGCACCTGCTGAACCAGCAGGGCAGCATCGTCATCCCCTCCCAGTCCATGCTCCAGGGCCAGAACCACCAGCTGCTCCAGCTGCAGGCCGGGGGCCAGATCTTCACCCAGCACCCCGGGGGCCACATCATAACGAGCCAGGGGCCGGGGGGCCACCTCATCACCAACCAGATCCTGGCGGCCAACCAGAACATTAACCTGAGCCAGGTGTTCTCGGGGCCCATCCAGCTGCAGTCGGGGCAGATGGGCCAGCCCACGCTCTTTCAGATGCCCGTCTCCCTGGCCCAGAGCGCCGGCCACACCCAGAGCCACCCCGTCGCGGCCCACAACCAGACGGTCATCCAGGGCATGCCCCTCCAGAACTCCCTGACCATGCTGGGCCAGGTGGAGGGGCTGAGCCCGGCGGTCAGCCTCCAGCCGGCCCTCCAGCCCCCGGCGGGCGGGGTCCCTTGCGGCGCGGGGGGCCTGGCCCTGGCGGGGGACTGCATCACGGCGCTGGGGGGCGCCACGGAGCAGGTGGGCCACCCGCAGCAGCAGCCCGTCCCCCAGCAGTCGTCCGTCCTCACCATGCAGTCGGCCGTCTCcatcccctgctcctctccgtCCATGTCGGTGACCACGGCGACGGTGCCCGCGGTGggcctggcggcggcggcccagCACAGCCCCGGGCGCGTCCTGTACACCAACCAGGGCGCCAGCATGATCCTGAGCCAGGAGTCGCTGCAGATGCTCCTCCAGCAG cagcagcaccagtcAGAgaatggctccgccccctcagtGGGCGTGCCGGCGTCTGTAATCGTCAGCAGCAACAGCCACCCTGGCCCGGCCCACTCAGTCCATGACAGCCAATTAGCTGAGTCTGAGGTGGCCCACAGTCCTGGCCCCTCCCCTGGCCCCTCCCGCATGGTGGTAAAGcag GTTCCCTCCAGCGGACATCAGCAGCCCCTGAAGCTCCAGAGCATGTCCCCCTCGCCGGTGCTCACCGCCCACGTGCCGGCGGCGCCCCGGGCCGACAGCCCCCAGCCCTCGCCGTCCCCCCTAGCCCTCGGCCAGCACGTCCACTCCCCGcaccaccaacagcagcagcagtctcGCCCCCCGTCCCAACCCCAGCCCCAGTCCCAGACGCCCTCACGCTCCTGCAcgccctcctcccaccagcccctctaCATTGTCCACAACCAGATCCCGGGGtccccgcagcagcagcagcagcagcagcagcagcaacagcagcagcagcagcagcagcagcagcagcagcagctgcagcagcagcagctgcagcagcagcagcaacagcaacaacaacaacaacaacaacaacagctacAGCTACAGCTGCAACAACTACAGGCCCAACAGCCTCAACCGCAGCAGACTCATATTCAAATCCAGCTGCAGGCTCCGCCCCGGCCTCCGTCCCAGCCCTCCCCCTTCCAACAGGAGAGGCCCCcgctctcccactcccccaaGGCCCCCACGGCGCCCCCCGCCCTCCAGCACCAGTTTGTGAGCTCGGTGATGAGCGGACCCACGCCCATGGTGCTCACGGCCCCGCTGAGCGCGGAACAGCAGCACCACCTGCAGCTGGTGGCGGCCCAGATCCAGACGCTGTCCACCATCTCCCAGCCCTCCCCGCAGCAGAAGCAGCTGCTGGACAAGTTGCACCAG GTCCAGCAGAGTATCCTGATCCAGGCCAAGCAGTCCGCCTCCCTCCAGCCCGCCCCTCAGTCCCAAAGCCTGGCCCCAGCTCATTTCATCTCCCAGCAGGACCCGTCCGCTGAGACGGTGATGCTGTCGTCATCGGGCCCTGTGGGCCCCCCTGCCCCACCGGGGGCCCCCGTGCTGCAGCAGAAATCTGTGCTCGTCAAAACTCCAGCACTCCCAG GCCCGGTTGGAGCGGGACTCCCACCATCCATGGCCCAAGCCGGCCTCACCCCGCCGCCTGCACAG GTCCAGACCACGCCCGGGGTGATCAGCGCCGTGGGAGGCGCGGGGGTCACCTTGGGGGGGATGAAGCTCCAGATGCTGGCCCAAATGCCTAGCCTCCAGTCCCCTACCCCCGTCCACACACAG ATCCCTACAGTGAAGATGCCTTTCAGTGCGGAGCCCAGTAAAGAGGCCAG gaTGCTGGAGCAGCTGAGGAAGCAGCAGGGTTCGGTGCTCCACCCCAACTACAGCGTGCCCTTCAACTCCTTCGACGACACGCTGCAGCGACTGCTGCCCTACCACCTCTACCAGGGCACGGCCAACTCCAGCCAGGACTACAAGAGAG tGGACGATGAGTTTGAGAGCGTGTCCTGTCAGCTACTGAAGCGAACGCAGGCTATGCTGGACAAATACCGCCACCTGCTCTTCGCTGAGTCCAAG CAGAGGATGGGCCCGTCGGCGGAGATGGTGATGATCGACCGGATGTTCATCCAGGAGGAGAAGTTCACTCTGGGCCAGGACCGGGTGCTGGCCAAGGAGAGACCAG aggAGTTTGTGGCGAACGCCCGCATGTTGGAGAGCGCGGCGGCTACGTCGCGGCTACACCCCTCCCCAGCGGGACCCAGCCCGGCCAGGGGTCTCGCGTCAGAGACCACGCCCCCTGCACCGCCTcctgtggccccgccccctgccgcCCACCCCCCCGTGGTTCCCAAAGCCGTTCCTCTGCCCGCTCCGGCTGCGCCCGCAGCCCCCACGCacgccccgcccgcctcccactctcccttcccctccaccaAGCTGGTGATCAAGCAGGGCGGGGGGTCGGCGTCCGTGTCCTGGGCCAGCAGCAGtgccccccctccgcctccgccaccgccggcccccccgaccgctgccgccgccgccgccccagcGGCACCGAGGCCAGTGGCACCGCCGGCCAATCAGAGCTCTTCGTTCGGCCGGGCCCCGCCCTCGTCGTCCTTCCGGTCGCGGCcggcggaggacgaggacgcGCTGCCCCAGAGGACCAGCAAGCCGCCCATCAAGACGTACGAGGCGCGCAGCCGCATCGGCCTCAAGCTCAAGATCAAGCAGGACCAGACGGGCTTCCGCAAGGTGGTCCACAACACGGCGCTGGACCCGGTCCACACGCCCCCCCAGCAGAGGACCCagccccaggccccgccccggactgtccccccgcccccgccccaccccACGCCCCAGCCGCAGCCCggcccccagcccccgcccccgcccaacCCCCATATAAAGAGTGCCACGCCTCCCCCCAAGCCCCGCCCAGAACCCGCCGTCCCCCCCGCCGTCCCCCCCACCGTCATCAGGACTCAGTCCCAAGCGTGCCCCGCTCCCTCGGCGCCGTCGGTCGCCACGGTGACCACCGCCCAGTCCAACCCGCCCCCGAGGGCCTCGGCCCCCTCTAGCACAGcgactcccccccctcctcctcctcctcctccaccaccgccttcgtcctcttcctcttcctcctcctcgtcccacaCCCGGTTGccgtgcccgccccctccctcctcctcctcctcctcctcctcttcctcttcctccaccacgcAGATGAACGGAACGCTGGAGCACCACGAGGTGGGCGGCGTCAAGCGCAACCCCACGCCCAcggccccggccccccaggccccggccccggccccggccccccaggcCACCACCTGCCGCCTGCCGCTGCGGAAGACGTACCGGGAGAACGTGAGCCCCCGGGTGCGGCCGGGCGTGCCGGGGGGCGGGGACGACAGCCTGCCCTACCCCCGCCCCGAGCTCTCGCCGCCCCCGCTCCGACCGGAGCCCTCCCCCTTGCCCcgacccccggcccccccgccgccgccgccgccgccgccggtggtggtggcggcggcgccggagcgCACGGTCATCGCCAGCGTCAAGGTGGAGAAGAGGAGCCGGGAGGAGGGGAAGctggagaagaggagcagggaggaggggaagaggagcagggaggaggggcccCCCGGCCGtctggagcaggtggaggaggcgttCGGCCGCAGCGTCAAGACGACGCAACAGCAGCCAACCCACCCCCACCTGCCCCAGCTGCCCGTCCGGGGCGGCggggaggagcagcagcggcagccggTGGCGGAGGCGGGGCCCACGCCGGACCACCCGGGCGCCATCACTCATTACAAGCGGGCGAGCGGCAAGAGCCAGCGGCCACGGCCGGGCGCCGTGTACCGCGTGGACCAGCACGCCCCGGGCCCGCCCTCCCCGGACGCCTCCCCCGCGCgggacccctcctcctcctcgctgccgGCCAAGCGCTGCAAGTCGGACTCCCCCGACATGGACAACGCCAGCTTCTCCAGCGGCAGCCCCCCCGACGACACGCTCACGGAGCACCTGCAGTGCGCCATCGACAGCATCCTCAACCTGCAGCAGGGGCCCTCCGCCCGCCACCTCAAGGGGGGCGGGAGGCCCCGGCAGCACCCCAACCCGCTCCCCGGGGCCCCCTCCCACAGAGCCCCGGCCcagcccccttcctcctcctcgtcctcctcctcctcctcctcgtcagcCTCCACGCCCGCCTTGGTGGCCCCTCGGCCGCCCATGCCCATCCCGGGACGGGGCCACAACGGGAGCCTGGTCCCCCAGAACCACAGCAGATAa